ACTAGTTGTGGCCGCTTGGACGCGGATCCGACCTCGCGAGTGCCCGCTCAAAGGCTTAACACGATCGTTATCGGTCGCGGCATCGACTCACCACGACAGCCGATTCTTCCTTCGCCGCTGATTGCAACGGCATAGCGCGTGGCTAGAATTGCCTTCGAAACAAGGCAATACAGTCGTGCTGTTGTACCCGCATCTTTGAGGAGTCGCGCTAATGATCGAGACAAACAGCGTGCGAGCCGCCATTCGTTGGCGATCATTTCATGGCCGGCTCTTGAAGACTCTCGCCGCGGGCCTCACCCTATTCACAAGCGCGATCTGCTGCGCAACAGCCGACGCGAGCCAATTGACGATTGGCGCACTTGGCGACAGCCTCACCGACGAGTACGCCTACAACGGTCGCGGATATGCGCAAAACTGGGTCGAGCAGTTGGTCAATTACGCCGGCGTGAATTTTGGCCCGCTGGGAAGCTACGCGGCCCCCAGGAATCAAGGCTACGCTTACAACTGGGCTCGTTCCGGCGCGACGAGCAGCTCGATGATCTCTGGCGGACAGGTGTCGGGCTTAGCGGCCCAGATCCCAAGCGCTGGCATTCAGTACGTCACGATCGATATCGGCACGAATGATTTCAGTCCCGGCGGCACGGCCTTCAATAACATCTACAACGGCACCTGGTCGTCGACGCAGATAACGAATTACATCGACCAGGTGGCGACGAATATCTCGACCGCGATCAGCGCCGAACAGAACGCGGGGGCGAAGGTGGTCGTCGCCACGGTCGGCAACTATGGACTCGTGCCGGGGGTTGCCGCGGTTTTTCCCGACTCGGCCGGACTGCAGCGTCTCACCAACGCCATTTCGCAGGTGAACGCCGGCATCATGAGCACGGCCCAGACGGATCACATCGCCGTGGTCAACTATGACTTGTTGGCTCAAGTGTTATTCGCCAGTGGCATAGCTTCCAACGGCAGCGTGTTGATTGGTAACGTGCCAATCTTTCTCAACCAGAACACGAGCACGAATCCGTCGCAGGCCGCCTTCGTTTCCGATGGAATCCACCCCAACACCGCGATCCAAGGCCTGGTGGCCAATCTGTTCATGCAGGCGCTCAACACCGGCTACAACGCCGGCGCGC
The window above is part of the Pirellulales bacterium genome. Proteins encoded here:
- a CDS encoding SGNH/GDSL hydrolase family protein, which produces MIETNSVRAAIRWRSFHGRLLKTLAAGLTLFTSAICCATADASQLTIGALGDSLTDEYAYNGRGYAQNWVEQLVNYAGVNFGPLGSYAAPRNQGYAYNWARSGATSSSMISGGQVSGLAAQIPSAGIQYVTIDIGTNDFSPGGTAFNNIYNGTWSSTQITNYIDQVATNISTAISAEQNAGAKVVVATVGNYGLVPGVAAVFPDSAGLQRLTNAISQVNAGIMSTAQTDHIAVVNYDLLAQVLFASGIASNGSVLIGNVPIFLNQNTSTNPSQAAFVSDGIHPNTAIQGLVANLFMQALNTGYNAGAPLFTEAQLLAHQGLAYGGSDTLAAQIGSYSNYIVNFVPEPSAVVLAALGIGAMLIVVARPSRQSV